A region of the Candidatus Binatia bacterium genome:
CGTGATGCTCAACCTGCTGCGGTTCAAGCCGCGTGCCGACCCGCCCCACGAAGGGATGAGCGGGGAAGAGGCGTACGAGTTGTACGGACGGGAAATGGTTCCATTTGTCGTTTCCAGGGGCGGACGGCTGATCTGGTCGGGCCGGGTCAAGTCGCAGGTCATCGGAACCGGCGGCGAGGAGTTCCACTCGGTGGCGCTGGTCGAGTACCCGTCGCGCAAGGCTTTCGTCGAGATCGCGATGGATCCGTACGTCGCCGGCATCGGCAAGCACCGGGCGGCAGGCCTGGAGATGCAGTGGCTGCTTGCGACCGAGGCGATGCAGATCCCTTCGTAAATGCTCTGGATGACGAGCGACTTCCCGCGCTAAGCTTCGGCACGGGTCGGAGGGCAATCCGGATGCCACAGAAGAAGATGCGCGGAATCATCCGCCGCACACGCGTGGAGAGTTGCATCGCGGTGGCAGCGCTGTTGCTGCGCTCCGGCACGGCCGCAGCCGCCGTGCTCGCAGTGCCGTCCCAGTATTCGACGATCCAGGCAGCGGTAAACGCCGCCGGCCCGGGCGACACGGTCGAGGTCGCCACCGGAACCTACAACGAGAAAGTGACGTTTCCTTCGAGCGGCACCGCCGGCAATCCGATCACGCTGCGCGCCAAGGCAGGCAACACCCCGGTGATCGACGGCACCGGCATCCCAACCACCGACCTCGTCGGACTCATTTATATCGAGAACCAGTCCTACATCACCGTCTCCGGGATGCAGATCGCGAACCTGACCGCCACCAACGCGAGCGACTTTCCGGCCGGCATCTGGGTGCGCGGCACGTCGCACGACATCCAGCTCCTCGGCAACACCGTGCACGACATCCGCAATCCCGGCTGTGCGAGCTGCGGCGCGCACGGCATCGCGGCGTACGGCACCAACGCGAGCGGCTCGATCCACAATCTCGTCATCGACGGCAACGAGGTTCGTAACTGCGTGCTCGGCTGGAGCGAGTCGATGGTCGTCAACGGCAACGTCGAGCAGTTTTCGATCACGAACAACCGCGTCCACGACAACAACAACATTGGCATCGACGCGATCGGCTTCGAAGGCGAATGCGTCGGCTGCAGCGACGCGCTCGACCGCGCGCGCGACGGCCTGATCGCCGGCAACCTCGTCTACGACATCGATTCCCTCGGAAACCCGTCGTACGGGAACGACCGCTCGGCCGACGGCATCTACGTCGACGGCGGCACCCGCATCACGATCGAGCGCAACGTCGTCCACGATTCGAACATCGGCATCGAGCTGGCAAGCGAGCACGCGGGCAAGGACACGAGCGACGTCGTCGTGCGCAGCAACTTCGTCTACCGTTCCCAGTCGATCGGCATCGCGATCGGCGGCTACGACACCAGGCGCGGCAGCACCAGCGGCTGCTCGATCGTCCACAACACGTTGTACGACAACGACACCGACCAGTACGGGGGCGGCGAGCTGCTGCTGCAGTACGACATCAGCGGCAACACGATCGAGAACAACGTCGTCTATGCCAACTCGCAGGACCAGTTCGTCGCCAACGAGTTTTCGCTGACCAGCGGCAACACGATCGACCACAACATCTACTTCAGCACTGCCGGCGCCGCTTCGTCGAGCTGGATCTGGAAGACGACGCCGTACACGGGCTTTGGTGCATGGCAGGCCGGCAGCGGCAACGACGCGCACTCGGTGTTTGTCGATCCGGAGCTCGTCAGCCCCGCCACCGGCAACCTGCATCTTTCGGCCGCGTCGCCGGCGATCGGCGCGGCAGTGGCGCTGGCCGCCGGCATTGCCGGCACGCAGGACATCGACGGAGATCCGCGGGTCTCGGGCGCCGCGGCCGACATCGGCGCCGACGAGCTGGCCTGCGGAAATGGAGTGCTCGACGGCGACGAGCAGTGCGACGACGGCAATCTCGTCGACGGCGACGGCTGCGATTCCAACTGCACGCACACCGGCTGCGGCAACGGGATCGTGACGATGGGCGAGCAGTGCGACGACGGCAACCAGGCAGGCGGCGACTGCTGCAGCGCCTCGTGCACGTTCGAGGCCGGCGGCAGCAGCTGCGACGACGGAGACGTCTGCACGTGGAACGACAGCTGTGACGGAGCCGGCCATTGCGGCGGCGTCGCCGAGCTCGAGCCGTCATGCCTCGTGCCGGACCCGGGCACCGAAGGCTCGCGACTGACGATCAAGGCGACGAGCGCCGCGTCGGCCCGGCTTGGCTGGAGCTGGGGCCGCGGACCGGCGATCGCGCTCGGCGATCTCGGCAGCCCGACGACGAGCGACGACTTCGCGCTTTGCGTGTACGTGAACGACGGCATGACCGACCGCGAGCTCGTGAGCTCGCTCGCGCCGGCCGGCTCATCGTGGACGTCGACGACGTCGACGCTTCGCTACTCCAGCAAGTCGCTCGCACCCGGCGGCATCCGCCAGATCCAGGTCAAGGCCGCAGATGCCGGAGCGGCAAAGATCAAGATCAAGGGACAGGGCGCTGCGCTCGGTCTCGGCTCCCTCGGCTTCGGGGCTTCCTCGACCGTCGGCGTCGAAATGAAGAACGTCGCAACCGGGGCCTGCTTCGGCGCCGCGTTTGCGGGACCTTTCCACACCGACGATTCCGCACACTTCGACGCCAGGACCGACTGAGACGCCGCCGGACTTCTTCTCCCGCGGTTTTCCGCTAAAACCCGGCGCATGGAAGCCAGTCCTCTAGCCGGCAAACCCGCGCCGCGCAGCATTCTCGTCGACGTTCCGCGCCTGGTCGCTGCCTACTATTCGCTCGTTCCCGATCCCTCCGAGCCGTCGCACCTCGTCGCGTTCGGAACCTCGGGGCACCGCGGCTCCTCGCTGAGGCATTCGTTCAACGAGGCGCACATCCTCGCGGTCGCGCAGGCGGTCTGCGAGGCACGAAGCGACGCGAAGACCACCGGTCCGTGCTTCGTCGGCATCGACACGCACGCGCTTTCGGCGCCGGCGTTCATCAGCGCTCTCGAAGTGTTTGCCGCCAACGGGGTCGAGACGTTCGTCCAGGACGGCGGCGGCGCGACGCCCACTCCGGTCATCTCGCACGCCATTCTTTCGGCCAACCGCGCAAAAACGAGCGGCCTTGCCGACGGTATCGTCATCACGCCGTCGCACAACCCGCCTGACGACGGCGGTTTCAAGTACAACCCGCCGTCGGGCGGTCCCGCCGACACCGAGCTGACCCGCCGCATCGAGAACCGCGCCAATGAGCTGCTCCGCGCGGGCCTGGCCGGCGTCCACCGCATTCCCTACGAGCGGGCGATGGCGGCTGCGACGACGCACCGCCACGATTTCATCGCGCCGTACGTCGCCGACCTCGCGAGCGCGATCGACCTCGAGAAAATCTCCGGTGCCTCCATCAAGCTCGGCGTCGATCCCCTCGGCGGCTCCAACCTCGATTACTGGGATCCGATCTCGTCGCGCTACAAGCTCGACCTCACCGTCGTCAATCGCGTCATCGATCCTACGTTCGCGTTCATGACCGTCGACAAGGACGGCAAGATCCGGATGGACTGCTCTTCGCCGTACGCAATGGCCGGGCTCGTCGCGCTGCGCCACGATTTTCGCGTCGCGTTCGGCAACGATGCCGATTCGGATCGCCACGGCATCGTGACTCCCGGCGCCGGGCTGATGAACCCGAACCATTACCTGGCCGTCGCGATCTCTTACCTGTTCGCCAACCGCCCGGCGTGGAAGAAAGACACGACAGTCGGCAAGACCCTCGTGTCCAGCTCGATGATCGATCGCGTCGCCGCGGGGCTCGGCCGCCGCCTCATCGAGGTTCCGGTCGGATTCAAATGGTTCGTCCCCGGCCTTCTCGACGGCTCCTGCGGGTTCGGCGGCGAAGAGAGCGCCGGCGCATCGTTTCTTCGCCGCGACGGCAGCGTGTGGACGACCGACAAGGACGGCATCCTGCTCGACCTTCTCGCAGCCGAGATCACCGCGACGACGGGCCGCGATCCTTCGGAGCACTACGCCGATCTCGAGACGCTGTACGGCTCGCCGGTGTACGAGCGCATCGATGCGCCGGTGACGCCGGAAGGAAAGAAGAAGCTCGCGGCACTGTCCCCGCAGTCCGTGACCGCGACGACGCTGGCCGGAGAGCCGATCGAGGCCAAGCTCGTGCGCGCTCCCGGCAACGACGCGCCGATCGGCGGCCTCAAGGTCACCGCGAAAAGCGGCTGGTTCGCGGCGCGCCCGTCGGGAACCGAGGATGTCTACAAGATCTACGCCGAGAGCTTCCTCGGCACCGATCACCTGCGCAGCATCCAGCACGAAGCCGCCGACATCGTGAAGGCGGCGCTCGCGTCCTAGCTGGAGCGCTCGCGTCCGGGCCAGTGCGCTCGCGGTCCGGCTGCGGCGTTCGCGTCCGGATTGCGGCTCAGGCGTTCGCCGTGCGCATCGCGGCGCTCATGCCGCGCATCCTTTCGACGAGCTCGGCCGGTGCTTTCGACGGGCTGCCGCAGTCGAACGGAGGCTGGGGACAGGCCCCAGCACGCTGTTGCCTGTCCCCAGCCTCGTTTCTTACCGCGTCAGCACCTCGTAGGAGCCGGCGAACGCGGGCGCGAGCTGCAACAGCGCCTCGCCGCCGCCCTCGTCGAATGCGCGCAGGATCATCTGCGCGTCTTGCGGCGCTTCGGCCGGCGTCTTCTCCGGGAACGGCGGCGCGGGGTAGTACTCGACGCCGAGCTGGATCGTCTTGGCAATGTCGGTGCCGGCGATCAGCTCGCACAGGAACAGGCCGCCGTCGATGCTCGCCGACACCCCGGCGCAGGTGACGTACTTGCCGTCGCGGTGATAGCGCACCGGAAGGAACTCGGTTCCCCATTCGGGAAGCCGGTCCTGGTAGAACCAGTTCGTCGTCGCCTTGCGTCCTTTGAGCAGTCCGGCAGCGGCGAGGATCGCGACTCCGTTGCAGACGCCGACCGTCCACGTCGAGGTGCGATCGAGAGCGCGAATCCAGCCGAGCATCGCCTCGTCGGTCTCGCACGCGACGCCGCCGGGCCCGCCCGGAACGTAAAGGATGTCGGTCGAGGTCACTTCGGCCATCTCGCGGAACGCGAGCACTCCGAGAAAACGCGTGTCGGCCGCAACGACGCCGCGCTTCGGTGCGACGAACTCGACTTCCATGCCCGGGATGCGCGACAGCACTTCGTAGCCGCCGATCGCGTCAAGACTCGTAAATCCGTCATAGATCAGGATCGATAGTTTCATTGCGTCGTCCTCCTGTTGTCGCTTTCGCGAACACGCTGCGCCCGGCGGGCATCAGAGCGTCGCGACTTTCTCGGTGCGGAAGCGCGCACGGTAGGCGCTCGGGCTCGTCGACAGCCCGCGAACGAAGGCCCGCCGCATCGTCTCGGCCGTTCCGAAGCCGCAGACCTCGGCGATCTCGTCGACTCCGTTGGTGGTATCCTCGAGGCGCCGCCGGGCCGCACCGATGCGCGCCTGCTCGACGAAACGCGCCGGCGTCATGCCGACTTCGCGCACGAATGCGCGCGCGAAATTGCGCGGGCTCATCGCCGCCCGCCGCGCCAGCACGTCGATGCGCAGGTCTTCGTCGGGATGCTCGACGATCCACGCCTGCAGGTCGCGCAGCGGCTCGCGCTCGGCCATCTGCGCTGCAAGCTGCGCGCTGAACTGGGACTGGCCGCCCGGCCGCTTGAGGAACAGCACCATCATGCGGGCCGCGGCCAGCGCAAGGCGGCGTCCGTGGTCCTGCTCGACCATCGCCAGCGCCAGGTCCATTCCGGCCGTCACTCCGGCCGAAGTCCACACGTTGGCGTCGCGCACGAAGATCGCGTCGGGCTGCACCGTGGTGTCGGGGTTCTCGCGTGCGAGCACGTCGCACCAGGCCCAGTGCGTCGTCGCGCGCCGTCCGCGCAGCAGACCCGCAGCGCCGAGCAGGCGCGCACCGGTGCATACGGACGCGACACGACGCGATTCGGCCGCTGCGCGCTCCAGCCACGAGACGAAGCGCGGGCGGCGCATCGTCACATCCACACCAGAGCCACCGGGAACGATGATGGTATCGATGGCGCCGCGGATGCCGCGCAGGCTGCGCGCCGCGACGACCTCCAGGCCTGAGGCCATCTTGAGAGGTCCCGGATTCTCGGCGGCGATTTCGATGCGGTACGCAGGGGCGCGGTCGTCCGCGCCGGGCTGCCCGAGCCGCTGCGCCTGGTCGTCCAGGATGCGCGAGGCCACCGAAAAGACCTCGAGAGGGCCGACAACGTCGATCATCTCGGCCCCGGCGAACGCCGCCATGACGATGCGGCGGCTGGATGGGCCGGCGGGTGTCATGACGCGCAGTATGGGCCGCGGCCGGCCTGGCCGCAATGCCACTGACCCCACTGATCCTGCCAGACCCCCGGGCGACCGGCGCTCCGGCCTGGCCGCAACGCCGCCCTCCTCAGCGCGATTTCATCTTCTCGAGCCCGGCGCGGAATTTCTCGCAAGGGTCTTCGTTGCTCACGCGGGGCGTGAACATCACGAAATCGAATGGAAGTACGCTCGCGTGGAGAAGCGCGGCGTAGTCGCCCTCGTGGAGAGCATCGTCGCTCACCTCGAGCAGTCCCACCGATGCAACCTTGAGCGCCGGCACGAGGCGCCGCAGGTAGAACGGCACTGCGTAATCTTTCCTCGCATGTCCGAAACCGGAGATCAGCACGACGCCGCCATTCGACTGCCCGGCGGCGCTCACGACGACGTCGGCCATCGTGCGGTCGCGCCGCTTCTCGGCGCTGATCATCGGTCCGACCAGATCTTCGCCCGCGTACCCGCAGTGGGAGTCGACGATGTCCGCCTTGAGGGACGCAAGCTCCGACGGAGAGAACGCGAACGATGGATCTTCCCCGGTGGCCGCCGCCGTTTTCGTGCCGAACAGATCCTTCATCTGCGAGCGCGGCAAGTTGGCCGCGCGAACGGGCAGGCCGGCAGCGAGCGCCGTCTCGAACACGGGACGGTACTGGTCGAACGGCGGCCACCCGCTCTTCTGCCACCCGGCAGCATCGGCCACTGCATCGGCGAGCGCTGCCGGCGACTGTCCGGCGTGTGCCGCCAGCGCGTGGTCGAGCGCGTCCTGCTGGGCCACGTCGATCTGCTCGAACGCAACGACCGGCCGCCTGCCCGCGGCAATCAGCTCGCGAAGCAGAAATGCCTGGATGCGGTGATGATCGATGTTGTCGTGCTGCTCGCCGAGCAGCACGACGTCGCTCGCGTCGAGCGCGCGCGCGAGGTCGCCGCGCGAGATCTTCCGCCCGCTCGCGACCTCGTACACGCTTCCCACCAGGGGGTGATCCCGGTCATAAGCCGAGATCCACGTGCGCACTTCCTCCGCGCTTCGCCGGGCAGCACAGCCCCCCGCGAGGCAGGCGAGAAGCGCGATTGCCGCGATGGAGAAGACAGGCGATGGCCGGCGTACGAAGTCCATGAAACTCTCCGGCCCATGACCTTGCACGACGGCGCCAACACCCCAAACGGAATGCCGGATGCGCGCGGCGGAGCATCCGCCGGACGCGCGCACCGGGTAGTGATCGTCGGCGGCGGTTTCGGCGGCCTTGCTGCAGCGCGCGGCCTTGCCGGTCGCGAAGGCATCGACGTCGTCCTCGTCGACAAGCGCAACTTTCATCTGTTCCAACCGCTGCTCTACCAGGTGGCCACCGGTGCGCTGTCGCCCGGCGACGTCGCTGCACCGCTTCGCGAGGCGCTGCGCCGCGCAGCCAACGTCACCGTGCTTCTCGGCGAAGTCACCGACGTCGATGTCCAGGCTCGCGAGGTGGTGCTCGGCGATGCGATGGGCGGCCAGTCGCCGGACCGGCGCCTCGCCTACGACACGCTGATCGTCGCGCCGGGCATGATCAGCAACTACTTCGGACACGGCCAGTGGGAGCGCCTCGCGCCCGGGCTGAAGTCGATCGAAGATGCGACCGAAGTGCGCTCGCGGATCCTGCTCGCGTTCGAGGAAGCCGAAAGGACGACCGATCCCGCCGCGCGAAGCGGCCTGCTGACGTTCGTCATCGTCGGCGGCGGTCCTACCGGCGTCGAAGTCGCCGGCGCGATCA
Encoded here:
- a CDS encoding DUF1330 domain-containing protein, encoding MAIYPEPEQFQALMAGDDGKPVVMLNLLRFKPRADPPHEGMSGEEAYELYGREMVPFVVSRGGRLIWSGRVKSQVIGTGGEEFHSVALVEYPSRKAFVEIAMDPYVAGIGKHRAAGLEMQWLLATEAMQIPS
- a CDS encoding DUF4215 domain-containing protein, which gives rise to MPQKKMRGIIRRTRVESCIAVAALLLRSGTAAAAVLAVPSQYSTIQAAVNAAGPGDTVEVATGTYNEKVTFPSSGTAGNPITLRAKAGNTPVIDGTGIPTTDLVGLIYIENQSYITVSGMQIANLTATNASDFPAGIWVRGTSHDIQLLGNTVHDIRNPGCASCGAHGIAAYGTNASGSIHNLVIDGNEVRNCVLGWSESMVVNGNVEQFSITNNRVHDNNNIGIDAIGFEGECVGCSDALDRARDGLIAGNLVYDIDSLGNPSYGNDRSADGIYVDGGTRITIERNVVHDSNIGIELASEHAGKDTSDVVVRSNFVYRSQSIGIAIGGYDTRRGSTSGCSIVHNTLYDNDTDQYGGGELLLQYDISGNTIENNVVYANSQDQFVANEFSLTSGNTIDHNIYFSTAGAASSSWIWKTTPYTGFGAWQAGSGNDAHSVFVDPELVSPATGNLHLSAASPAIGAAVALAAGIAGTQDIDGDPRVSGAAADIGADELACGNGVLDGDEQCDDGNLVDGDGCDSNCTHTGCGNGIVTMGEQCDDGNQAGGDCCSASCTFEAGGSSCDDGDVCTWNDSCDGAGHCGGVAELEPSCLVPDPGTEGSRLTIKATSAASARLGWSWGRGPAIALGDLGSPTTSDDFALCVYVNDGMTDRELVSSLAPAGSSWTSTTSTLRYSSKSLAPGGIRQIQVKAADAGAAKIKIKGQGAALGLGSLGFGASSTVGVEMKNVATGACFGAAFAGPFHTDDSAHFDARTD
- the pgm gene encoding phosphoglucomutase (alpha-D-glucose-1,6-bisphosphate-dependent) codes for the protein MEASPLAGKPAPRSILVDVPRLVAAYYSLVPDPSEPSHLVAFGTSGHRGSSLRHSFNEAHILAVAQAVCEARSDAKTTGPCFVGIDTHALSAPAFISALEVFAANGVETFVQDGGGATPTPVISHAILSANRAKTSGLADGIVITPSHNPPDDGGFKYNPPSGGPADTELTRRIENRANELLRAGLAGVHRIPYERAMAAATTHRHDFIAPYVADLASAIDLEKISGASIKLGVDPLGGSNLDYWDPISSRYKLDLTVVNRVIDPTFAFMTVDKDGKIRMDCSSPYAMAGLVALRHDFRVAFGNDADSDRHGIVTPGAGLMNPNHYLAVAISYLFANRPAWKKDTTVGKTLVSSSMIDRVAAGLGRRLIEVPVGFKWFVPGLLDGSCGFGGEESAGASFLRRDGSVWTTDKDGILLDLLAAEITATTGRDPSEHYADLETLYGSPVYERIDAPVTPEGKKKLAALSPQSVTATTLAGEPIEAKLVRAPGNDAPIGGLKVTAKSGWFAARPSGTEDVYKIYAESFLGTDHLRSIQHEAADIVKAALAS
- a CDS encoding DJ-1/PfpI family protein; this translates as MKLSILIYDGFTSLDAIGGYEVLSRIPGMEVEFVAPKRGVVAADTRFLGVLAFREMAEVTSTDILYVPGGPGGVACETDEAMLGWIRALDRTSTWTVGVCNGVAILAAAGLLKGRKATTNWFYQDRLPEWGTEFLPVRYHRDGKYVTCAGVSASIDGGLFLCELIAGTDIAKTIQLGVEYYPAPPFPEKTPAEAPQDAQMILRAFDEGGGEALLQLAPAFAGSYEVLTR
- a CDS encoding DJ-1/PfpI family protein, translated to MTPAGPSSRRIVMAAFAGAEMIDVVGPLEVFSVASRILDDQAQRLGQPGADDRAPAYRIEIAAENPGPLKMASGLEVVAARSLRGIRGAIDTIIVPGGSGVDVTMRRPRFVSWLERAAAESRRVASVCTGARLLGAAGLLRGRRATTHWAWCDVLARENPDTTVQPDAIFVRDANVWTSAGVTAGMDLALAMVEQDHGRRLALAAARMMVLFLKRPGGQSQFSAQLAAQMAEREPLRDLQAWIVEHPDEDLRIDVLARRAAMSPRNFARAFVREVGMTPARFVEQARIGAARRRLEDTTNGVDEIAEVCGFGTAETMRRAFVRGLSTSPSAYRARFRTEKVATL
- a CDS encoding ChaN family lipoprotein is translated as MGSVYEVASGRKISRGDLARALDASDVVLLGEQHDNIDHHRIQAFLLRELIAAGRRPVVAFEQIDVAQQDALDHALAAHAGQSPAALADAVADAAGWQKSGWPPFDQYRPVFETALAAGLPVRAANLPRSQMKDLFGTKTAAATGEDPSFAFSPSELASLKADIVDSHCGYAGEDLVGPMISAEKRRDRTMADVVVSAAGQSNGGVVLISGFGHARKDYAVPFYLRRLVPALKVASVGLLEVSDDALHEGDYAALLHASVLPFDFVMFTPRVSNEDPCEKFRAGLEKMKSR